The sequence ACGGTGACCTTCACTCCGTCCTGCTCGACCGTGGGCAGTTCGCCCGCCGGATAGTGCTGGAACGCTGGATCGATCTCTTCCAATTCTACCGGCAGGGCCATCCACGACTGAATGCCGTGAAGCCGCGACGTTGTCGCCAAATCATCGCCAGCGCGCTCCGAGTGGACAATGCCCCGCCCTGCGGTCATCAGATTGACGGCACCGGGCTGAATAGGCTGCAGGAAGCCGAGGCTATCGCGATGGATGATCTCCCCTTCGAAGAGGTAGGTGATCGTCGCCAGGCCAATATGCGGATGGGGTCGAACGGCGATGCCCTGACCGGGGGGAAATACCGCAGGCCCCATGTGATCAAAAAACACGAACGGACCCACCGACCGGCGCTGGGCGGCCGGCAACACGCGCCGCACCGAAAACTCTCCAAGATCTTTGAGTTTGGGTCTGATAGTCAGCTCAACCGACCCCTCCGAACTGCGGCATTCGGCCGGCCCTGCTTCCTGAAAACTCACGACACTTCTCCTTTCCTGTCAGCACGCGATCCTCGCTGCGGTCATCCGCAGCAGGCGTGTAAGATTGGCAAATGGTACACAGCGAGACAACCCAAACGGCCAACCGGATGGCCAGGCCGCCAATGGGAAGCCAATAGCGATGGACACGCTTCGAGCGATCCGAACCTTTGTAAAGGTCGTTGAGGCCGGCGGCTTTGCGGCGGCGGCCAGAGGGCTTGGCAGCTCGCGCTCGGTGGTCAACAAGGACGTTATCGCGCTGGAAAACCAGCTCGGCATGCAGCTACTCACCCGCAGCACTCGAAAAGTCTCGACCACGGAGGCCGGGCTCAAATTCTACGACCGCTGTGTACAGATTATCAGCGAGCTCGACGAGGCAATCGCGTCCGCTGCCGAACTGCAGGACACGCCGGTCGGCAATCTGCGTATCAACGCGCCGATGACCTTCGGCACCATGCACCTGGCCAAAGCGGTCGCGGAGTTTATGGCCGAGCACCCTCAGGTCACGGTGGAACTGGTGCTCAACGACCGCTACGTCGACCCGATCGAAGAAGGCTTCGACGTGAGCGTGCGGATCGGTGAACCCCTGGTCAGCACCAGCCTCGTCACGCGGGAAATCACCCTGGCCGACCTCATCATCTGCGCATCGCCCGGCTATGTGGCGAACCATGGCCGTCCGGAGGCGCCATCGGAGCTGAGCGAACATCGCTGCCTGCACTACGGCTACCAGCAGTCCGGCAACCTGTGGCGAGTGCAGGGCCCTGACGGTGAGATGTCGGTCAACATCGGCTGCGTGATGTGGTCCAACAACGGTGAGGCGCTGAAAGACGCGGCGGTCGCCGGTCAGGGTATTATCATGCTCCCCGCGTTTATCGTTCAGGCGGCGATCGATGAGGGGCAGCTCGAGGCGCTGCTGACCGGCTATCGCCCCAGTCCGATCACCTTGTCCGTGCTCTATCCGCGTCACCGCAACCTGTCGGCCAAAGTGCGCTTGTTTGCCGATTTTCTGGCCACGCGCTTTTCCGGCACCCCATTTGCTGCGACCACGTGAAATTTTCAGGAACTGCCCTTCACGCCGAGGGTCAAATTAACTGATATGATTTTGAACTGTGGCAAATCGCTGTAAATTCAGCGGACCGCCCCCATATCTTTTTTGTTGTAGACAAGCTGGAGATCGTTAATGGAACAACCCTATTCAGTGCAAACTTCGGCGCAGTCGGTAGTTGCGACGAACCGGGTACTGCGAAACACCTACAGACTGCTGTCCATGACGCTGCTGTTCAGCGCCGTGACGGCGTTTGTTGCCGTGCGCGTCAACATGCCTCCCTTGGGCATTTTTATTACGCTGGGCGGGTATTTTGGACTGCTGTTTCTGACCACAGCGCTGCGCAACAGCCCCTGGGGGCTGGTGTCGATCTTTGCGCTGACCGGTTTTATGGGGCTGACCATAGGGCCGATCATCAACATTTATACGCAGGCCTTTAGCAACGGCAGCGAGCTGGTCATGCTGGCGATGGGCGGTACTGGGGTGGTCTTTCTGACCATGTCCGGCATTGCGCTAACCAGCAAGCGAGACTTCAGCGGCATGGGCCAGTTTCTGATGATTGGTATCATCGTGGCGTTCCTGGCGGGTCTGGCGGCCTACTTCTTCCAGATCCCGGCGCTCTCACTGGCGGTCTCAGCCATGTTTGTGCTGCTGATGAGCGGTCTGATCCTTTACCAGACGCAGGCCATTGTGCGCGGCGGTGAAACCAACTACATCATGGCCACCATCACGCTGTTTGTGTCGATTTACAACCTGTTCACCAGCCTGCTCCATCTGCTGGGCTTCGCCCTCGGCGAAGACTAAGGTTTCGGCGGCTAAGAGCGTCGCCTAAAGTTACGAAAAAACCGGGCATTGCCCGGTTTTTTTTTGCGCTCTGGCTCGCACATCACCCGCGGCGATCACCGCTCATGATTCTGGCGTCAGCGCCTCCAGGCCGCCCATGTAGCCACGGAGCGCCTCGGGAATGCGGATCGACCCGTCCGCCTGCTGGTAATTCTCCAGCACCGCGACAAGCGTCCGCCCCACCGCCAGGCCCGATCCGTTGAGGGTATGCAGGGGCTGCGGCTTGCCGCCGGCGGGGCGAAAGCGCGATTTCATGCGCCGCGCCTGGAACGCTTCGCAGTTGGAACATGACGAGATCTCCCGGTAAGCCGACTGGCCCGGCAGCCAGACCTCCAGGTCATAGGTCTTGGCGGCGCCAAAACCCATGTCGCCGGTACACAACAGCATGACGCGGTAGGGAAGTTCGAGCCGCTTGAGCACCTCCTCAGCGTGCCCCGTCAGCTCCTCCAGCGCCTCGTAGGACTGATCCGGCGTTACCGCCTGCACGAGCTCGACCTTTTCGAACTGATGCTGCCTGATCAGCCCCCGCGTGTCCTGCCCGTAAGAGCCCGCTTCGCGCCGGAAACACGGCGTATGCGCCACAAACCGGAGCGGCAGCGCGGCCTCGTCCGTGATGCGGTCCGCGACGAGGTTAGCCAGCGTGACCTCGGCGGTAGGAATCAGGTAGTGCGGCGTTTCGTCCGCCGTGGCAAAGGCATCATCGGCAAACTTTGGGAGCTGGCCGGTCCCAAACATGGCTTCCGCTCGGACCAGCAGCGGCACGTTGATTTCCCGGTAACCGTATTCGCCGACGTGAAGGTCGAGCATGAACTGCGCCAGTGCCCTGTGCAGTCGGGCAACGCCGCCGCCGAGCACCGTAAAGCGGGAACCCGACAGCTGTGCGCCCATCTCGGCATCAAGCCCACCCAGCCCCTGGCCGAGATCCACGTGGTCCTTCACCTCAAAATCGTAGGTCGTCGGCTCACCGATGGTTCGTACCAGCTGATTGTCGTCCTCGTCTTTGCCTACCGGCACCGACTCATGCGCCAGGTTGGGCAGCTGCTGGAGAATCGTCTCCAGCTCCTGGCCCACCGACTCAAAAGCGGCAGCCGTCTGCTCCAGCTGTTTACCGACGTCTGCAACCTGCGCCAGAGCCTCGCTGGCATCGCCACCCTGCGCTTTCGCCTGCCCGATCGCCTTGGACAGCGTCTTGCGCTCTCCCTGCAGCCGTTCCGTGTCGAGCTGCAGCTGTTTACGGCGGGTCTCAAGCTCGCTGAAAACCGCTCGGTCAAAATCAGCGCCGCGCGCCTGGAGGCGCTCAGCGACGTTGTCGAGATCGTTGCGGAGTAGCTGTGGGTCGAGCATCGGTCAGGTCCGGGCAGAAAAGGCCGCTATTGTCCGGAAAGCCGCTGGATAAAACCAGTAGCGTGGAGGAGCAATCGCGCTCACAGCGGCGTAGCGGGCCTCGTGGGAGGCCGCGTCCGATTGCCTACTGCGGGTCTTCCAGGCTGAATTCTTCGGCGGATAGCACGTCCACACCCTCGGGCGGCGTGAACTGAAAGAGCGTCTCGTCCAGCGCCGGATTTCTCACCGGCTCCGAAAACTGAATGAGGGTCTGCTGCCCGAAGGCGTCTTGAATCATGAGCAGCGCCAGCTGATTGTCGCTAAAACCCAGATCGATCCAGTCGAAATCCGCTCGTGGCTCCCGCGGCGTCAAGCGGATTCGCTTGAGGCCCGCCGGCGCTGACGTGCTGACCGTGTCAGCGAGCGTTACCCGATAGAGCTCCTCCATCTGGTCGGGCGCCATCAGCAGATACAGCGGCGAGTCGTCCACCGCCTGCGCCTGGTCTTTGACCGTGACCTGTTCCAGGTCAACATCGTGATTCCAGACCTGACGCCCATCAGCCACGATCAGCTGCTCAAACTCGCCGAGGTAGTGCCAGCGCAGCTGCGCCGGTGTCGCGAGCGCCATCTGGCCCCAGGACCGCTCCAGCATGCGTCCCCGATCGTCGACAACCTCCTGAATGAAATCCGCCTGGTAGCTGGTCAAGCCCGTGCTGAAACGCTTTATTAGCGCCGAGGCCGCCGTGTCTTCGCTGTGCGCGCTGGGAACCAGGAATGCCAGCACCAGCGCGAGGCCGGCCGCGACTGCACGCAGCCCTGCCCTTTGTCTTCCCGCATTAGCCCTGCTTGTGCTCATACCCTCAGTCCTTGGGTGGTGGTGGCGCCAGCACTTCCCGGTTGCCGTTGTGCTCCGGCGGGCTGACGATGCCGGCCGCTTCCATCTCTTCGATCAGGCGGGCCGCTCGGTTGTAGCCGATCCTCAGCCGCCGCTGCACGTTCGAAATCGACGCTCGGCGAGACTCGGTCACCACAAACACCGCCTTGTCGTAGAGCTCGTCGGTCTGATCGTCCGGATTGGCTTCCGGAAGCCCCGTAGCGCCGATGCTCTGACCGTCGACGGTGGTCTGTGCATCATTTAGAACATCATTCATGTAGCTGGGTTCCCCGTGGGAACACAGATATTTGACCACCGAATGCACCTCGTGGTCGTCCACGAAGGCGCCGTGGATGCGCTCGACCGCCGCGGTTCCTGGCGGCAGAAACAGCATGTCGCCGTGGCCGAGCAGCTGCTCCGCGCCCTGCTGATCAAGAATGGTTCGTGAATCGACCCGGCTTGAGACCTGAAACGCGATCCGCGTCGGAATGTTCGCTTTGATGAGCCCGGTAATGACATCGACGGAGGGGCGCTGGGTTGCCAGCACTAGGTGAATTCCCGAGGCCCGGGCTTTCTGCGCCAGGCGGGCGATCAGCTCTTCGACTTTCTTGCCGACAATCATCATCATGTCGGCAAACTCGTCGATGATCACCACAATAAACGGCAGCGTGGCCAGCTCCTCGGGCCCCTCGGACGGCGCGAGTGGATCGGGCTCAAACAGCGGATCCTCGATGGGCTTGCCGGCCTTGCGGGCATCGCGCACTTTCTTGTTGAAACCGGCCAGATTTCTGACGCCCAGGGCCGACATGAGCTTATACCGGCGTTCCATTTCGGCGACGCACCACCGCAGACCGTTGGAGGCTTCCTTCATATCGGTGACCACCGGCGCCAGGAGGTGCGGGATACCCTCATAAACCGACAGCTCCAGCATCTTGGGGTCGATCATCAGCAGCCGGACCTGCTCGGGCGACGACTTGTACAGCAGGCTCAGGATCATCGCGTTTATGGCCACCGACTTACCCGATCCCGTGGTGCCGGCCACCAAAAGGTGTGGCATCCGGGCGAGGTTTGCCACCGCCGGTTTGCCGCTGATGTCTTTGCCCAGCGCGAGCGTCATAGGCGAATTGGCGTCGTCGTAGGCCTTGGAACGGAGGATCTCCGACAGAAAAACCATTTGACGATTGGCGTTGGGAATCTCCAGGCCAATCACCGACTTGCCCGGTATCACGTCAACCACTCTGACGCTGATCACCGACAGGCCGCGCGCAATATCTTTGGCGAGGTTGCTGATCTGGCTCCCCT is a genomic window of Pseudomonadota bacterium containing:
- a CDS encoding pirin family protein, with product MSFQEAGPAECRSSEGSVELTIRPKLKDLGEFSVRRVLPAAQRRSVGPFVFFDHMGPAVFPPGQGIAVRPHPHIGLATITYLFEGEIIHRDSLGFLQPIQPGAVNLMTAGRGIVHSERAGDDLATTSRLHGIQSWMALPVELEEIDPAFQHYPAGELPTVEQDGVKVTVIMGSALGVESPVLQHSPTLYLECLMASGSAIALPEDVAELAFYVVSGHVTVDGHTYDEGEMGVACPGTALGLAAVEETRVMVIGGRGLGARHLWWNFVSHDKHRIEQAKKDWREQRFGSVDGDNEFIPLPE
- a CDS encoding LysR substrate-binding domain-containing protein gives rise to the protein MDTLRAIRTFVKVVEAGGFAAAARGLGSSRSVVNKDVIALENQLGMQLLTRSTRKVSTTEAGLKFYDRCVQIISELDEAIASAAELQDTPVGNLRINAPMTFGTMHLAKAVAEFMAEHPQVTVELVLNDRYVDPIEEGFDVSVRIGEPLVSTSLVTREITLADLIICASPGYVANHGRPEAPSELSEHRCLHYGYQQSGNLWRVQGPDGEMSVNIGCVMWSNNGEALKDAAVAGQGIIMLPAFIVQAAIDEGQLEALLTGYRPSPITLSVLYPRHRNLSAKVRLFADFLATRFSGTPFAATT
- a CDS encoding Bax inhibitor-1/YccA family protein; translation: MEQPYSVQTSAQSVVATNRVLRNTYRLLSMTLLFSAVTAFVAVRVNMPPLGIFITLGGYFGLLFLTTALRNSPWGLVSIFALTGFMGLTIGPIINIYTQAFSNGSELVMLAMGGTGVVFLTMSGIALTSKRDFSGMGQFLMIGIIVAFLAGLAAYFFQIPALSLAVSAMFVLLMSGLILYQTQAIVRGGETNYIMATITLFVSIYNLFTSLLHLLGFALGED
- the serS gene encoding serine--tRNA ligase; this translates as MLDPQLLRNDLDNVAERLQARGADFDRAVFSELETRRKQLQLDTERLQGERKTLSKAIGQAKAQGGDASEALAQVADVGKQLEQTAAAFESVGQELETILQQLPNLAHESVPVGKDEDDNQLVRTIGEPTTYDFEVKDHVDLGQGLGGLDAEMGAQLSGSRFTVLGGGVARLHRALAQFMLDLHVGEYGYREINVPLLVRAEAMFGTGQLPKFADDAFATADETPHYLIPTAEVTLANLVADRITDEAALPLRFVAHTPCFRREAGSYGQDTRGLIRQHQFEKVELVQAVTPDQSYEALEELTGHAEEVLKRLELPYRVMLLCTGDMGFGAAKTYDLEVWLPGQSAYREISSCSNCEAFQARRMKSRFRPAGGKPQPLHTLNGSGLAVGRTLVAVLENYQQADGSIRIPEALRGYMGGLEALTPES
- the lolA gene encoding outer membrane lipoprotein chaperone LolA, whose amino-acid sequence is MSTSRANAGRQRAGLRAVAAGLALVLAFLVPSAHSEDTAASALIKRFSTGLTSYQADFIQEVVDDRGRMLERSWGQMALATPAQLRWHYLGEFEQLIVADGRQVWNHDVDLEQVTVKDQAQAVDDSPLYLLMAPDQMEELYRVTLADTVSTSAPAGLKRIRLTPREPRADFDWIDLGFSDNQLALLMIQDAFGQQTLIQFSEPVRNPALDETLFQFTPPEGVDVLSAEEFSLEDPQ
- a CDS encoding DNA translocase FtsK 4TM domain-containing protein, producing the protein MVLRLRESAFIVMAPLAIYLLIALLTYDSRDPGWSNSAASDNVRNSGGVVGAWLADIGLLLFGYLAFLFPVMLAWWGWLILRGAREASTERAELWIRLAGFGLIVASGSALAHLHFSTSHPMVSAGGGGIVGATLGQTLFSIAGALGSTLVCLALFLAGVTLFTGLSWLRLTDRVGASTLKLLEWIKSRPEAISEWREGRRARRSRIEVRKADTAKRRRQAPRKISAAPDKVEKSSRAKKEKQMPLFTDIPSGELPPLHLLDEPTEQVKGYSPEALEALARQVELKLADFRIEAQVVEVFPGPVITRFELMPAPGIKGSQISNLAKDIARGLSVISVRVVDVIPGKSVIGLEIPNANRQMVFLSEILRSKAYDDANSPMTLALGKDISGKPAVANLARMPHLLVAGTTGSGKSVAINAMILSLLYKSSPEQVRLLMIDPKMLELSVYEGIPHLLAPVVTDMKEASNGLRWCVAEMERRYKLMSALGVRNLAGFNKKVRDARKAGKPIEDPLFEPDPLAPSEGPEELATLPFIVVIIDEFADMMMIVGKKVEELIARLAQKARASGIHLVLATQRPSVDVITGLIKANIPTRIAFQVSSRVDSRTILDQQGAEQLLGHGDMLFLPPGTAAVERIHGAFVDDHEVHSVVKYLCSHGEPSYMNDVLNDAQTTVDGQSIGATGLPEANPDDQTDELYDKAVFVVTESRRASISNVQRRLRIGYNRAARLIEEMEAAGIVSPPEHNGNREVLAPPPPKD